Proteins encoded within one genomic window of Candidatus Niyogibacteria bacterium:
- a CDS encoding YmdB family metallophosphoesterase has protein sequence MRILFFGDVIGKAGRTGLARQLPLWRKKFRPDFVIVNMENAAHGFGVGRTQLQEIEKLGIDVMTGGNHILRGKNARELLTDEKIALLRPLNAPRAWPGKGIITKKIVGQKSQTKGLSNGVNETAITVVNLIGQHGMREHYNSPFEAIETVLKKEELKQNIIIVDWHAEASSEKVLLGWYLDGRVSAVIGTHTHIPTADERILPRGTAFISDAGMVGSYHSVIGVTIDSAFKKITECLPVSLEIDEEWPLEINAVMIDIEPKSKKAVGIKRLRAIVKK, from the coding sequence ATGAGAATATTATTTTTCGGAGATGTCATCGGCAAAGCGGGAAGAACCGGCCTGGCGCGCCAACTGCCGCTTTGGCGAAAAAAATTCCGCCCGGATTTTGTCATCGTTAATATGGAAAACGCGGCGCACGGCTTTGGCGTAGGCAGAACTCAACTTCAAGAAATAGAAAAATTAGGCATTGACGTGATGACCGGCGGAAATCATATTCTGCGCGGAAAAAACGCGCGGGAACTTTTGACCGATGAAAAAATTGCTTTATTGCGCCCGCTTAACGCTCCGCGGGCTTGGCCGGGCAAAGGAATAATTACTAAAAAAATTGTTGGACAAAAAAGCCAAACAAAAGGACTTTCTAACGGGGTAAATGAAACCGCCATAACCGTGGTTAATCTTATCGGCCAGCACGGCATGCGCGAACATTATAATTCCCCTTTTGAAGCGATTGAAACGGTTTTGAAAAAAGAAGAATTAAAACAAAACATCATCATCGTGGATTGGCACGCGGAAGCCAGTTCGGAAAAAGTGCTTTTGGGCTGGTATCTGGACGGCCGGGTTTCAGCGGTCATCGGCACGCACACGCATATCCCGACCGCTGACGAAAGAATTTTACCGCGAGGAACGGCTTTTATTTCCGATGCCGGCATGGTAGGCTCTTATCATTCCGTTATCGGCGTAACCATAGATTCCGCCTTCAAAAAAATCACCGAATGTTTACCGGTTAGCCTGGAAATTGATGAAGAATGGCCGTTGGAAATAAACGCGGTAATGATTGACATTGAGCCGAAAAGCAAAAAAGCCGTAGGGATAAAACGGCTTAGAGCGATTGTAAAAAAATAA
- a CDS encoding HU family DNA-binding protein, producing MNKANLAEAVYNKIGGTKKAADEVVDMIFDSIAKELKKGGEVSISGFGIFIAKERAARTARNPRTGETVNVPAMKVPKFRASKTLKDEVK from the coding sequence ATGAACAAAGCAAATTTAGCGGAAGCCGTGTATAATAAAATCGGCGGCACTAAGAAAGCGGCCGACGAAGTGGTAGATATGATTTTTGATTCAATCGCCAAAGAATTGAAAAAAGGCGGCGAAGTGTCCATTTCCGGCTTCGGTATTTTTATTGCCAAAGAACGAGCGGCCAGAACCGCAAGAAATCCGCGCACCGGCGAAACCGTGAACGTGCCGGCGATGAAAGTGCCGAAATTCCGCGCCAGCAAAACTCTCAAAGACGAGGTTAAATAA
- a CDS encoding alanine dehydrogenase, with protein sequence MIIIGIPKEKKINECRVGLTPKAVKELTTGHGYCVQIEKDAGLASGYSNDDYIAAGAEIVLLSANHFHLRRAKLIAKVKEPLPEEYLFFISGEKAVAGFFHFSANPELWQFFQKNNIKFLDYGEVVDENGGRSILAAMSKIAGESAALAGFFYLRQPFGGCGIMPNDAVVTVVGAGVAGTAAINTALNLKIKKIFVLDVKEYAIFASGKFLNTRLSSAENIAEILPQTDLLISAPAFKGKPAPKIFTREMIRMMKKGSVFIDISIDEGGSSETSRPTTHEKPVYVEEGVLHYCVANIPGAVPKSASSALSEAALPYLIQFLANLYLK encoded by the coding sequence ATGATAATTATCGGGATTCCGAAAGAAAAGAAGATCAACGAATGTCGGGTCGGCTTAACGCCGAAAGCGGTCAAAGAACTGACAACAGGCCATGGATACTGCGTGCAGATTGAAAAAGATGCCGGTTTGGCTTCGGGCTACAGCAACGACGATTATATCGCGGCTGGAGCGGAAATTGTTCTGCTCAGTGCAAATCATTTTCATCTTCGGCGAGCCAAACTTATCGCCAAAGTCAAAGAACCTTTGCCGGAAGAATATCTTTTTTTTATTTCCGGAGAAAAAGCAGTGGCCGGATTTTTTCACTTTTCGGCAAATCCGGAACTTTGGCAATTTTTTCAAAAAAACAACATTAAGTTTTTGGATTACGGCGAAGTGGTTGACGAAAATGGCGGCCGGTCGATTCTGGCGGCAATGTCAAAAATTGCCGGTGAATCCGCGGCCTTGGCAGGATTTTTTTATCTTCGCCAACCATTCGGGGGCTGTGGCATAATGCCAAACGATGCCGTAGTAACAGTAGTTGGCGCCGGAGTTGCCGGCACAGCGGCAATCAACACCGCTCTGAATCTCAAAATCAAAAAAATTTTTGTTCTTGATGTTAAAGAATATGCAATTTTTGCCAGCGGTAAATTCCTGAATACCCGGCTATCTTCAGCAGAAAATATTGCCGAAATTCTGCCTCAAACGGATCTCTTGATTTCCGCGCCCGCTTTCAAAGGTAAGCCGGCGCCAAAAATTTTTACGCGGGAAATGATCCGAATGATGAAAAAAGGCAGTGTCTTTATTGATATATCAATTGACGAAGGCGGATCATCGGAAACTTCCCGGCCAACCACGCATGAAAAACCAGTTTATGTTGAAGAAGGGGTGCTTCATTATTGCGTGGCTAATATTCCCGGTGCTGTTCCGAAAAGCGCGAGTTCGGCTTTAAGCGAAGCCGCGTTGCCATATCT